TGACTAAGCTGGCACATGCCTCCcaaagaacaaaatgtaatgATTGTGAAAATATTCTACTGGAGTATTCTTTTTAAAGTGTACCGTTGTAAGACTGTAAACAGttgcacagacagacatagttTCAAAATTCATGCAACAAAGTAACTCCCGTGTTGCCACTGACTGGTGACCATGCTTTGAGTTTAACCATTTCACCAAGGCACTGAATTTTCACAATCTACGATAgtgtaaacacaataaaaacaaaatatcagattgttttttaaatatctgtattCTTTGTTTGGCTAATTCATCTTGTTTTCCAGATTTTAATTCACAGGCGTCTCTCGCAGTGAGTCCTGACAGAGTGCAACACTTCATCTATGACTCTGTGTCGCTGAGCTGTCAGGGAAACTCTACTGAGTGGAGAGTGATGTTTCTAGAAAACTACAGATCATCTGTGTCACACTGCTCCACCTTGGGAACAATGACTGGATCCACATGCAACATGTACACTTCCTGGCAGACTGATGGAGTGTACTGGTGTGAGTCTGGATCAGGAGAGTTCAGCAACGCAGTCAACATCTCTACACATTGCAAGTTTTCATTACATTTCTTCTTACATGTCTCGAACATTCAATTTCTATTGTATTCATATGTATTGGACATACTTCTTAATGTGTCTATCTGGATTAATTATAAGTAAATTCGGCCTGTGAAACAagtcatactgtatgtatgaaatGTCAGGTCTTTCATATGTATGAAATGTCAGGTCTTTCATACCATTCATATTATTTAATGGTTTTACAGTTTCTATTATCCTGGTGAGTCCTGTCCATCCTGTGACTGAGGGAGATTCTGTCACTCTTGGTTGCATGTTGAGGCCAGGACAATTACTTTCCAATGTCACTTTCTACAAGAATGACAACCTCATCCAAAATAATGACAGAGCAGAGCTGAACATCTCTGCGGTCTCAAAGTCAGATGAGGGCTTCTACAGGTGTGAATACTCAGGACAGAAGTCAGCGAACAGTTGGATCTCAGTAAAATGTGAGTATGATTGCAGATTTAGCTGATTTCAATGCATTAAAGTCAGAAGAAAAGATGTTGATTATTTCAAATATCAAATGAATTAACACTTGCTCTTTATTATTGCAGCATCCAGCTCTCCATTTCCTGTGTCACTGATCGTCGGGCTGTTCATTGGCGTTTTACTGATTGTTCTCCTGCCACTGCTGGTGCTTTTTTGGTACAAAAAGTCAAAGGGTGGGAACTTTTCCTGCTTATTTTAGATAAATTACACTCTGTTTATTCAATGAGGAACTCTGACATTGTGACATGGAGCAGCTGGTTCagtttgcaaaataaaaaaagtaaactaatatttactgtttttttgttgtttttttaggtaaATGTTGTCACAGGTTGGTACACCTTCACATTCTTGTCTCgtcataaacatacatatacattttgcttttactagattttacacattaatattattgttgttgttgtttttcctaaTCAAGGCTCATCCAGTCTGAGAGAACCAATCAGGGTTCTGCTACAGCTCAAACTGTCAACCGAGATGAAAGTCAAGTATACTCCTCTCTTCTCCGTGGTCAGTCTCCTTTATTCACACTTAGTTACtatatttacaataataataccACATTCCCTGTGCTGCAGATTTAAAACTgtcaaagcaaataaaatggTATCAAGAAGTGACTAATTCAATGTTGTCTTGATTTTTACTGATCTGTAGGTGATGCTGGTGTCTACGAAACACTCTGTAATTCTGGAAACACTCGACGTGGTACAGTATAAACTCTGATTTATGCAAATATAACTTtaacaaaattattaaaattcaAGCCAGTAAAAGCGTTCTTATTTCAGGTGAGCAGGCCGATGACTGCAGAACTGTTACATCTCACATTCAGCCCGAAGGTCTTGGAAAGAGGGGTGAGTACACAAGTTAGGAAAATTAATCGATTGTTAATTCAACCAGCAGTCACCAAATGTACATATTAACACCACTAAATCACACATCTATGTGTGGGTGTGAAACTTAAAGGGCACTAATCCACTCTACTGGGAAGGTTTTACACCAGAATTTGTGAACCTGGTAGCAGGGATTTGTTCCCATTCAGACACAAGCGCAACAGTGAGGTTGGCCAATGTTGGTCGATGAGGCCTGGCTCCCAGTTTAAGTCAACCCAAAAGACTtggatggggttgaggtcaTGGGTCTGTGCAGGGGAGTCAAGTGGAGGCACACCCATACATACTTCCCTAACTGGAACTAGGAGGCCAAATCCAATCCACGAAACACCCTCTGAGCCTAAAAGTACACATATTCAAATACTTTGTGTGTAGTATCAAAGACAACTTACACTTTTTTATCATATTGTTTAAACAGGAGTATGTGATGATCCAGCGGAAAGCTCTGACTACAGTAACGTGGAGCCAGGTTCAATTACAGGTACAATATTAACACCTGCTATTTAGCTCCCTGGTAACTTGCATTTGAAGTAAGCTTTCACAAAAACATCATATCAGTATTACTAAATACACAACAGCAGGGGTCAGTGTGGAGTTACAAATCCAATTTGAGAAACTCTATGCAAGTATATAAGTGCAAACAGACTTGGTTATGTTCTAGGTTTAATTATCAAGTTCATAATGTTCTGTTGtattaattatgattttttgCTCCAGGTCCATAAAGAGAAGTGCATCAtcagcaaaataacaaaagtgtGGACAGCATTCAAACAGTTACTGTTATATTGTACTTTATTTCCTGTCGATTTCTGCTGAATTTGCTTTtctatttatgaatattttattgcaATGATATAACCAGTTTGTACATAGAActataaatgtgtcttttcatgTCAGTAATCGAGCTTGGTGGTTTGTTATTTTTAGTCTTGTACAGATAACTTGTTTGAGCATTTAACTATTGTAAGCTTACTTCCATTTTTGAtaatatcattattaataattttatatatggtggcagttttgttttatttagtccCTGCTGTGGTATTCATCACCGCACTCATCCGTGTAGAGGATTTTATCTGCTGTTAACATAGtatatattatctatttatAGTATAATTTATCTAGCCTACACACCGGTACAGcatataataacataaataacatgaCGTGTTGTCATGTtggcattaaataaaaaatgggaatgtaattttccaaaaacaataaagtaaaaaaaaaaagtgataagtTGTCTGTGTTATTGTACGGAAATATGATTTCGatattttgcacatcatcacattttatttctgtttacattttaaaccaCTTGCTGGCAGTAATGTGTCAGTCTGTTGTTTAACAAGCTCCAATAAGCTGAAGAAAACACTCCTCAGCTGTCTTGTCGTATGTGCAGGTTTAGTTTGATACAAATCAAACTAAAAGTGAGATGAAGTTGGGTTGAAGACAACGCACAGGGTACTGTTGTAATCACAGGATGTGGTAAAGTTGCTCATGCTCAAAGGTCAGCAAATGCAGACATCTAGATCAGATGTATTTATAGTCGTCTGTAGATACAGTATCTTAACATTTACTTTTTGTCGACTGCTTATATTTAATAGCGTGGTGTTAAAAGTCtacaatttaaattaaatactgaACTCTTATCCTTATCTAATTTGTAAAAGCCACAACATGCAGTCTGCCTCCTTTCTATCTCTATCTCCACCCATCTCTCATTCGTCACAGTAGCGTTTCATAAACCAGAAGAAGGAGCCGGACGTTGTTTCTCTCAGAGATGGCTGGTGGTTATCGATACTCGATCTGCTTCTTTACATGcagtcttctgctgctgtttgggaTCTCTCTCCACAGTATGTATACGTCTGGTTTTACTGTTGTGGGTTAACTGTTTAGTTGTTACAGTCTTGCATGAGGTCAGAATTGCTGTAGTATTTCCTAGATGTTTGCATATCTTCTGGATTATCTCTTTAGTATCATGTAACGGCTACATTTAGACAAGACTAAAccacacaaactttattttaacaataagaGAACTGACTCTGGACGATCCAAGAGAGGTGGATGACACACAAAGGGAAACAGTCACCATCACTGCAAGTTGTAGGCTATATAATCTTCATATGAGACACCTAATGCCATTATTACTACACTTCCATGATCAAAACCcctaatataaaaacaatttcaTGGATTTCAGTTAAATACAGCTTCAGAGTGTATACAGATCATTAATGTATTATGAGATCAGGACTTTTTACAGTAAGCATAAACATCTCTgtctcatttcctctgtttcattACAACATTCCTGTCTTCTTTACTGACAACTGATCAAAGTGGAGAATTATTGTTATGTGGGACTAATGACCCAAGCCAGGCAAAACCCGGAGGCCTTTGTACATGTTGGGGCCCCTAGACCGTAACCTAGGCCAGCCTGTGTTTTCTTACTCTATGAACACTGAAGATTTTCTCCACTtatgctaaaaaaaactaaataaaaagatgaaacttGTTTTCCTTTGTGTTGCAGATGTGGAGGCTTCCAATTGTGAAAATATCATTGTCATCCATAAAAAAGTTGGGGACACAGCAGAGCTGCCATCATGCTTGCCAACTAAAGGGGTGACCTCTGCATCATGGAAATATGGAGGCATCCTAATTGCAGACAAAGATAATAAAGTTGCTGACGAAAAACAGTTTGAGGGCAGATTAAACCTAAACCCCACAAACTTTAGTTTAACAATTAGAAAACTGACTCTCGAAGATTCaggtaatttcatttttttgtcagcGGACAATGTCAGCCAACGGCCAACAGTCCGCATCACACTGCATGTTCACGGTAAGACgcttctatttttattcattttgttgcttctgttttctgtgcTCGCTCCACCACCATAGCCTCTCGTGTCTGATATCATTGTATTTCATTTCCTGAGCTACGTGTCCGCCTCCAAAACTACGAAtctgaaatgtttaatttttatacACAAATGTTTACCTTCATTATGTGTCAATCCAAGAAAAACGTAACCccataaaaatgtattctctGTTTTCTGGATCTAGGTTTCctatttgtgcatttgtttttacataaatgtataatGGATTTATTTCAGACAGCTGCAATGTCTAGTCAAGTAAAActgtccctccctctgtcactATTAGAGCCGATAGCAGAGCAGCCTGTCCTCAATGGCAATTCCACCTGGCACAACTTGGACCAATCCTGTACAGTTTTGTTGGAATGCAGTGCACGAACTGGCAGCAGTGTCTCCTACAAATGGACCGTGAGGAACCAAACCATAAGTGGGTCCAGGCTGCAGTATGTCATCAAGATGCAGGACGGAAACACAACATTCACCTGCACAGCCTACAATTTTGTCAGTGAGATGTCGGAATCTAGAATAATGAAGTGCAGCAACGATACGGAAGAAAGTATGTGCAGAGAAGTAGTTgtggttttattgttgttctATTATCAGGACGTTCTTTTAATAATGTTCGAATGTTATGAATCTAGAATTATATTATAAAGGAAAATAAGGATGTACAAAGCCGATCCACAGGATTGTGATCAGGACCGATCTGTTTTGATAAATGTGTAGATGCTATCGTCAAGTGTTTTGCCGGTGCAAGCTTTCCCACACTTGAAAGGGAAGGGCCTCACTCTCTTTGGCTGTGCTGTAGGTGGGAAGGCAGAGGTCTCTACTCACTTTATCATCCAGACTGTCCAGCAGTTGAAACTCCCTCACTTCCTGTGAGCCAGTTGGTTCGCCCTGTCTTTGCAGTGCGTCCCATTCTCTCTTCCACCGGTAGAAGTCGCGCTTGTTCCCGGTGAACTTGGGAAGAGCGGTGGGCTTTAGCCTGATAGCTGGTACTGGTGTCGAACCGTGGGTTGAGGCCAGTTTCCCCCCAGCGTCCTCATTCAGCCTTGTTTGGATCCATGTAGCCTTCCTGGACACCAGCTTTGGGAGGCAGATCTCCAGCTCCCTCACTCGGCAGCCAAAGTCCTCTTGTTCAGCAGGTGGTGCCCACTGGCTCCATCGCGAGTGAGCTTCTTTTGCTGCTTTGACCAGTGACTCTAGATGCTGTAGCATGAACTCATATGCCTCAACGCTTGCATTGGGCTTGACGGAGGAGACACACTCACATTCGGACTCTGCCACCTGCACAGCCAGGGACAGTTTAGCTCCTCCAAACTTGGACCAGAGAGTCTCTCTTATCAGGTCTTTAACCTGCTTCGACCTCTGCTCACACTCAACTGCCGTCTTCTCTATGTCAGCTCTTTGTTGCTCACTTTGGGCCTCCAGCCCTGCCTCGCACACTGCAATGGCCTCTTCTACTTCATCATTGGCCTCCATAACCCTTGAGCTCTCCAGCATGAGTCTTTTAAAGTTTTCCTTCAGTTCCTCTGCAGACATCTCTGTATGGGTcctgttaatgttattagcCAGCCGGGAGAAAAGTCTTTTTGCAGTCGTCCTCTCTGCtttcagctcctccagtcccTTTACATCAGCCATGTTGGTTGGTGCGTACTTCCTTTTTGCTGTCCAGACCTGGTCTTGGTCTCCACTGGGGGCGGTTTTTCACTGTCAAGTGTTTTGCCGGTGCAAGCTTTCCCACACTTGAAAGGGAAGGGCctcactctctttttaaaaaccaGACGCAGGACTTCACTCAATGCACTTAAGCTTCTTTTAATTCGTTCTTGGCACAGGTGAAAAACCtttgataaattaaaaaaaacatccaaaattaGACAGATCAACAGCACATACTGCTAAATATCACATATCAAACTTTAACTTTCAGAAAtgttggtgaaaaaaaaaaaaaagtattttagcaGTAGCTTCAAATGAAATTATGTTAAATTCGGGCTAATATTATTCAAATCTTAGATtttctaattaaataaatgttttaaactgcatattttaacaggttttacagccacagtgtcacagttttactgatatttttatataatatataaatttaaCCAAATAATTAACAAATCTATTTAACACACCCCtttaactgaatatttttaacAGTGCATTTACCATGAATAACATCCCCACACGCTCGTCATATCTAGGTCACAGATCGCAGATCAGTGGGGCAAACTTTATGCGGATAAgtaaacagcaaaacaaagaaagacgcTTACCGGCAGTCCTTTTAGACTTTTTTAGACCTTTTTCCTTGCCCGTTTCCATGAAGCGTCCGCCAACGCTCAGCGTGCATGCACAAAGACTTCCTCCCCCGCTTCCTCACTCAGCTGATTACATCCCCGCCTCACCTGCGGAGCCTCACCGCGAGTGCGCGCTCCCACTCAGTACCAGTGCGACAAcaagtttttattgtcaaactGCAAGTACAAGACACACAGAATTGAAATTACGTCTCTCCTGTCCAAACgtaaagatgtaaacatatataaaaaataaataaaatagaatgaataaataaaatatgaaataaaaatataaaaaaaaataaagataaaatatatacaataatcAAGCAGAGTATTTTGCGTCGGTAAAGTGGCTGGTGCCTTTTGGGGGGTCAGCAGTGTCAGAGTTTGTGGGGCAGCGGGCGGAGAAGAAAAGGGGGCAGTACTGGGAGGGAGTTCAGCATCCTGATGGCCTGGTGCATGAAGCTGTCTCCAGTTGCTGGTTCTCGCCCGGagctcctcattctcctcccggaaggcaggaggctgaagaagtGGTGGTTGGGGTGGGAGGATGCGCCCACGATGCTGATTGCTTTGCGGGCCAGGcgtgtgctgtaaatgtcctggagggaggggaggggggcaccgatgatcctctcagctgctctcactatgcgctgcagggtcttcttgcaggatgcagtgcagctgccataccacacagtgatgcagctggtcaggatgctctcggtGGTTCCAACGGTAGAAAGTCTGTAGGATGGGACTGGAGCTCTGGCTCTTCTCAGTCTGCGGAGGAAATAGAGGCGCTGCTGGGCTTTCCTGGTCAGTGATGCGGTGTTGCTGCTCCAGGAGAGGTCCTCAGTGATGAGCACACCCAggaacctggtgctgctcactctctccactgCAGCACCATTGATGGTTAGTAGGTGGTTGGCGCTTGCCGTTGCCTCTAACTCGCCGCAACAGCTATAAATCCAGATGTTTGCTCCTGAAATGACAGGTGTCAACACAGCATTGCAAAAACTCAGTTTTAACATGCATAGATAATGAGGCAATGGGATCAGGACAGCCGTAAGACTGTGATGTTGAAAAGTCTAAGATGATTAGAAATGGGGATAATGTTTAAATCATAGAGAGTTGTGAATGACCAGGTtagattctttatttttaaaaccagGATAAGATGTGACAGAAACTAGTTTCTGAGATCAAGTTTTTAGTGGAGGAAAGTGTTATATAACTACACTTTATTGATAAACCTGTTCTTTACTATTGCAGTGTCCAGCTCCTCATCTATTGTACTCTTCAGTGTCGGATCGGTTATTGGAATTTTACTGATTATCCCCCTTTCGCTGCTTTGCTACACAAAGTTGAAAGGTAAGACCTCTTGCTGATGTTAGATGTAAGACATGATTCTGTGGTCAAACATtgtaacatgtaacattttttctttttcacagatCGATGTTGTAACAGGTTGGGAAACTTTCATTTCAACttaacaacagcagcaatatGTTCTTCACTGATAATATATACTAATATAAATGTTGAACTACATGCTTTAGGGTCACCCAATCTCAAACGGTCAACCATGATGAAACTGAACAGCATGTGTACTCCTCACTCCTCCACGGTTAGTCTTCTGTCCAATCCTGTTTGCCTTTACAGCTATTTTTAACtcaaaatacaagaaaaatcacaaatttcaCTGATTATGTCTGACCTGTAGGTGACGGCTGTGTCTATGAAACAGTAAGAGGTTCTGGAGAGGCTGGAACAGGTTTAGTATAAACACTGATTACTGTGGTGCTTTTTAATCACTTAGTGTTTAAAATCCCAGTAATCAAAAACACTCTTGTTTCAGGTGAACCAGACAATCTATACAGGAATATCACAGTTCATTAAGGTAAGAACACAAGGCAAGATAACactcaaaatgaaaataagcatAAAAATAGCATGTTTGCAAATCCgaatatatttattaaagatAGCTGTATTGAGGGTACACATTTGCCACCTGAGATAAGATATGGATTCTAAAACAGTGCTCACATTCAAGCATACTACATGCTGTTGGGTGTGGTGTTAACACTGTCTAAATGTCGCAGCAACACATCTCTGTAAGAGGAACTATGATGACGCGTTACACCCCCTTTTGGGCTCAGTTGTGGTGAGCAAAGCAC
Above is a genomic segment from Larimichthys crocea isolate SSNF chromosome XIV, L_crocea_2.0, whole genome shotgun sequence containing:
- the LOC104935708 gene encoding signaling lymphocytic activation molecule isoform X4, encoding MAGGYRYSICFFTCSLLLLFGISLHNVEASNCENIIVIHKKVGDTAELPSCLPTKGVTSASWKYGGILIADKDNKVADEKQFEGRLNLNPTNFSLTIRKLTLEDSGNFIFLSADNVSQRPTVRITLHVHEPIAEQPVLNGNSTWHNLDQSCTVLLECSARTGSSVSYKWTVRNQTISGSRLQYVIKMQDGNTTFTCTAYNFVSEMSESRIMKCSNDTEEMSSSSSIVLFSVGSVIGILLIIPLSLLCYTKLKDRCCNRVTQSQTVNHDETEQHVYSSLLHGDGCVYETVRGSGEAGTGEPDNLYRNITVH